The following are from one region of the Salicibibacter kimchii genome:
- the rsmA gene encoding 16S rRNA (adenine(1518)-N(6)/adenine(1519)-N(6))-dimethyltransferase RsmA, producing the protein MTKEIATPSRTREIMDKHHLSFKKSLGQNFMLDGNILNKMVDATEVTAEDGIIEVGAGIGALTEKFAKRAKKVVAFEIDRRFIPVLADTLSAYDNIDVRHQDILQADVQELFTTTFNDVRHVIAVGNLPYYVTTPILMGFLEQKLPIQSLTVMIQKEVGERLAAFPGTKAYGSLSIAAQYYAETEEIMTVPATVFMPRPNVDSTIIRFRIRNQPAVHVEDERLFFDLIRAAFAQRRKTLSNNLRHWLGQKEFEADLQEVFHLADMDGKRRAETLTLAEFAVLADVLSKKGL; encoded by the coding sequence ATGACAAAAGAAATTGCAACGCCGTCAAGAACAAGGGAAATCATGGACAAACACCATCTTTCTTTTAAAAAAAGCCTTGGACAAAATTTCATGCTTGACGGGAACATTTTGAATAAAATGGTGGATGCCACTGAAGTAACCGCTGAAGATGGGATAATTGAGGTTGGGGCGGGCATCGGCGCGCTTACGGAGAAATTTGCAAAACGCGCGAAAAAAGTTGTTGCTTTTGAGATCGACCGGCGCTTCATTCCTGTCCTGGCAGATACGCTTTCGGCTTACGATAATATCGACGTTCGCCATCAGGACATCTTGCAAGCGGATGTGCAGGAACTTTTCACAACAACCTTCAACGATGTGAGGCATGTCATTGCCGTTGGCAACTTACCGTATTACGTCACGACGCCGATTTTAATGGGGTTTTTGGAACAAAAACTTCCGATTCAATCATTGACGGTGATGATCCAAAAAGAAGTCGGCGAACGTTTGGCTGCCTTCCCGGGCACAAAAGCGTACGGTTCTTTGTCGATAGCAGCCCAATATTATGCGGAAACGGAAGAAATCATGACGGTACCCGCGACGGTGTTTATGCCGCGCCCAAATGTTGACTCGACAATTATCCGTTTCCGGATTCGAAACCAACCTGCTGTCCATGTTGAAGATGAGCGTTTATTTTTCGATTTAATAAGGGCTGCATTCGCCCAGCGGCGCAAAACGCTTTCGAACAACCTGCGGCATTGGCTCGGGCAAAAGGAATTTGAAGCTGATTTGCAGGAAGTGTTTCACCTTGCCGACATGGATGGCAAACGCAGGGCGGAAACGCTTACGCTTGCAGAATTTGCTGTGTTGGCCGATGTTTTGTCAAAAAAAGGGTTATAG
- the yabG gene encoding sporulation peptidase YabG: MPLEIGDLVTRYSYNEDILFRITRIHNDGTFELKGEDLRLVADAPHEDLNKIDDDERAKREKEQQKKEEQCYHLFRQDFRLLREKSDYEMASNYSTSSPLYFEMRGRVLHLDGDPAYLQKCELMYERLGVPVYGAHMKETEMQHQVASLLEMVQPEILVITGHDAYLPAQRGQRDKKAYRHSHAFAQAVREARKVTPQLDNLIIFAGACQSYFETLIRAGANFASSPARVNIHALDPVYIAAKVSMTPFMNRVQLYEILRNTLSGDDGLGGIDTKGVLRRGMPLRDETEM; encoded by the coding sequence ATGCCATTAGAGATCGGTGATCTCGTTACCCGTTATTCCTACAACGAAGATATTTTATTTCGGATTACGCGCATTCACAATGATGGCACGTTCGAGTTGAAAGGGGAAGATTTACGGTTGGTTGCGGATGCGCCGCATGAAGACTTGAATAAAATAGATGACGATGAACGGGCGAAACGGGAAAAAGAACAACAAAAAAAAGAAGAGCAATGTTATCATCTTTTTCGGCAAGATTTCCGTTTGCTTAGGGAAAAAAGCGATTATGAAATGGCTTCAAACTATTCAACCTCTAGTCCCCTCTATTTCGAGATGAGGGGTCGTGTTTTGCATTTGGATGGGGATCCTGCTTATTTACAAAAATGCGAGCTAATGTATGAACGATTGGGGGTTCCTGTATACGGTGCTCATATGAAAGAAACAGAGATGCAACATCAAGTGGCTTCCCTTCTGGAAATGGTGCAGCCGGAAATCCTTGTTATCACCGGTCATGATGCATATTTACCGGCGCAGAGAGGACAAAGGGATAAAAAGGCCTATCGACATTCCCACGCTTTCGCGCAAGCGGTGCGAGAAGCGCGTAAAGTTACCCCTCAATTGGATAATCTCATCATTTTCGCCGGAGCTTGCCAATCCTATTTCGAAACCCTTATCCGGGCAGGTGCAAATTTTGCGAGCTCCCCGGCGCGTGTAAATATTCATGCCCTTGATCCTGTTTATATTGCTGCCAAAGTAAGCATGACCCCTTTTATGAATCGTGTGCAATTGTATGAAATTCTGCGTAATACCCTCTCCGGCGATGATGGACTGGGAGGCATTGACACAAAAGGGGTTTTGCGACGTGGAATGCCTTTGCGTGACGAAACAGAAATGTAA
- the veg gene encoding biofilm formation stimulator Veg codes for MGKTLVEIKESLEENVGKRITLKANGGRRKIVERSGLLEGTYPSVFIVKLDQDKHKIERVSYSYTDILTQTVQLTVCADEELQA; via the coding sequence ATGGGTAAAACGTTAGTTGAGATTAAGGAATCCCTTGAAGAAAACGTTGGAAAACGGATTACGCTGAAAGCCAATGGCGGGCGTCGCAAGATTGTCGAACGCTCGGGGCTGTTGGAAGGAACATACCCCTCGGTTTTTATTGTGAAATTGGATCAAGATAAGCACAAAATTGAACGTGTATCCTATAGTTACACGGATATTTTGACGCAAACCGTCCAACTTACGGTTTGTGCGGATGAAGAACTCCAAGCGTAA
- a CDS encoding small, acid-soluble spore protein, alpha/beta type translates to MSRKRGMMSDALREEIAKEIGIYDTVQQEGWGGIKSRDAGNMVKKAVEMAEQDLAKKHQ, encoded by the coding sequence TTGAGCCGGAAACGCGGAATGATGTCAGATGCTTTAAGAGAAGAGATCGCCAAAGAAATCGGAATTTATGATACGGTCCAACAAGAAGGTTGGGGCGGGATTAAATCCAGAGATGCCGGTAACATGGTAAAAAAGGCCGTCGAGATGGCAGAACAGGATTTGGCAAAAAAGCATCAGTAA
- the ispE gene encoding 4-(cytidine 5'-diphospho)-2-C-methyl-D-erythritol kinase, with product MKCSLKAPAKINLSLDVIAKRPDGYHEVEMIMTEVDLADRLDFMIRDDGEIVVEMSEGFIPHDARNLAYQAAQLLKSKYRTRQGVHIYIQKNIPVAAGLAGGSSDAAAVLRALNEMWGLSLSKGELAELGATIGSDVAFCVHGGTAKATGRGEKIEKLPAPPSCWIILAKPPIGVTTGDIYRQISVPDRSSSLASEMEDAIYAEDYARICKHLHNDLEAVTLDLYPEVRRIKQRMIESGVDAALMSGSGPTVFGLVKHENQVNRVYNALRGFCEHVYAVRILTETC from the coding sequence TTGAAGTGTTCGCTAAAAGCCCCTGCAAAAATAAATTTATCGTTGGACGTGATCGCCAAACGCCCGGATGGCTATCACGAAGTTGAAATGATTATGACCGAAGTGGACTTGGCCGATCGCTTGGATTTTATGATTCGAGACGACGGGGAAATCGTCGTGGAAATGTCTGAAGGGTTTATCCCCCACGATGCACGCAACCTCGCTTATCAAGCAGCACAATTGCTGAAATCCAAATACCGGACTCGCCAAGGTGTGCATATATACATCCAAAAAAATATTCCGGTGGCAGCGGGACTGGCAGGAGGAAGCAGTGATGCGGCCGCGGTTTTACGGGCGCTTAATGAGATGTGGGGGCTTTCTCTTTCCAAAGGGGAGCTTGCGGAATTGGGCGCAACCATCGGATCCGATGTCGCTTTTTGCGTTCATGGCGGCACGGCAAAAGCAACCGGGCGCGGGGAAAAAATAGAAAAACTGCCGGCGCCGCCCTCTTGCTGGATCATATTGGCCAAACCGCCGATCGGCGTTACGACCGGAGACATTTACCGACAAATTTCAGTGCCTGACCGTTCTTCTTCTCTGGCTTCCGAAATGGAAGATGCCATTTATGCCGAAGATTACGCCCGGATTTGCAAGCATCTCCATAATGACTTGGAAGCCGTGACGCTCGACCTTTATCCGGAAGTTCGGCGTATTAAGCAACGGATGATTGAATCCGGCGTAGATGCAGCATTAATGAGTGGCAGCGGCCCGACCGTATTCGGGCTCGTGAAACACGAAAACCAGGTGAATCGGGTGTATAATGCGCTTCGTGGTTTTTGCGAACACGTTTATGCGGTCCGAATCCTAACAGAAACTTGCTAA
- the purR gene encoding pur operon repressor, whose protein sequence is MKKLKRSGRLVDMTNFLLKHPNQLIPLHRFSERYGAARSSISEDLGIVKEIFESEQMGYLTTVAGVSGGVRYEPAVSAREAKTLVESLCRRLEEPDRLLPGGYLYMMDVLGEPGWMNEIGRLFAGIYRGQNIDVVMTMATKGIPLAYAVAAYLDVPICIARRDHRVTEGSVVSINYVSGSNKRVQTMSLARRSIPEGSDVLIVDDFMKGGGTARGMSELLTEVNAHLVGIAVLVEARHSERLIDEYISLVRLDEVNEQEKQIKAGPGNYTNHLQY, encoded by the coding sequence ATGAAAAAACTGAAGCGAAGCGGTCGTCTCGTGGATATGACGAACTTTTTACTCAAGCATCCGAATCAACTGATCCCCCTCCACCGTTTCTCGGAACGTTACGGGGCGGCGAGATCTTCGATTAGCGAGGATTTGGGAATTGTAAAAGAGATCTTTGAAAGCGAGCAAATGGGGTATTTAACAACTGTGGCGGGCGTTAGCGGCGGGGTACGCTATGAACCTGCGGTTTCTGCACGAGAAGCAAAAACCCTTGTCGAGAGCCTTTGCCGACGGTTGGAGGAGCCTGATCGGCTGCTCCCGGGCGGTTATTTATACATGATGGATGTTCTGGGAGAGCCGGGATGGATGAATGAGATCGGCCGTTTGTTCGCGGGAATTTATCGGGGGCAAAACATTGATGTCGTCATGACCATGGCTACTAAGGGCATTCCGCTGGCTTATGCGGTTGCTGCTTATCTTGATGTGCCGATATGTATTGCCCGTCGTGATCATCGTGTCACGGAAGGGTCCGTCGTTAGCATCAATTACGTCTCCGGTTCGAACAAGCGAGTTCAAACCATGTCCTTGGCGCGCCGAAGCATTCCCGAAGGCAGTGATGTCTTAATCGTTGACGATTTCATGAAAGGGGGAGGAACGGCGAGAGGCATGAGCGAATTATTAACAGAGGTAAATGCACACCTCGTTGGCATCGCTGTGCTCGTTGAAGCGCGTCACAGTGAAAGGCTTATTGACGAGTACATTTCATTGGTCCGCCTTGATGAGGTAAATGAACAAGAAAAACAAATTAAGGCAGGTCCGGGAAATTATACGAATCATTTACAATACTGA
- a CDS encoding RidA family protein, whose amino-acid sequence MKTVYTNQAPEAIGPYSQGVIVNNMFYSSGQIPLTPNMELIGDGIHEQTEQVLENVQAVLKEAGASIDSVVKTTIFIKNMDDFPVINEIYGRYFNEHQPARACVEVARLPKDVQIEIEVIALVNE is encoded by the coding sequence ATGAAAACCGTTTATACGAATCAAGCCCCTGAAGCGATCGGCCCATATTCCCAAGGGGTGATTGTCAACAATATGTTTTACAGTTCCGGTCAAATCCCGCTGACCCCCAACATGGAACTGATCGGAGACGGCATCCATGAACAGACGGAACAAGTGCTCGAAAATGTCCAAGCTGTGCTGAAAGAAGCAGGGGCCTCCATTGATTCGGTTGTTAAAACGACGATTTTTATAAAAAATATGGATGATTTCCCTGTTATCAATGAAATATACGGGCGTTATTTCAATGAACATCAACCGGCACGCGCTTGTGTTGAAGTGGCGCGGTTGCCAAAGGATGTCCAAATCGAAATTGAAGTGATCGCGTTGGTCAACGAATAA
- the spoVG gene encoding septation regulator SpoVG: MEVTDVRLRRVNTAGRMRAISSITVDQEFVVHDIRVIDGNNGLFVAMPSKRTPDGEFRDIAHPISSRTREKIQTAVLEEYERQGEYVKYEEAGVS; encoded by the coding sequence ATGGAGGTTACAGATGTCAGGCTTCGGAGGGTAAATACAGCCGGGCGCATGCGAGCCATTTCTTCCATTACCGTGGATCAGGAATTTGTTGTTCATGACATTCGAGTGATCGATGGAAATAACGGTTTATTCGTTGCGATGCCGAGTAAACGAACCCCTGACGGAGAATTTAGAGACATCGCCCACCCAATTTCTTCCCGGACGCGCGAAAAAATCCAAACAGCTGTGCTGGAAGAGTACGAACGACAAGGGGAATATGTAAAATATGAAGAAGCGGGGGTTTCCTAA
- the glmU gene encoding bifunctional UDP-N-acetylglucosamine diphosphorylase/glucosamine-1-phosphate N-acetyltransferase GlmU: MDNRYAIVLAAGKGTRMKSKRPKVLHTVGGKPMVSHVVEQVQAAGFEQIAVVIGHEGEQVQQALGNDVDVVWQAERLGTGHAVQQAEPLLGKKKGVTLVISADTPMISAVTMQALSDHHELSGAAATVLTARVDDPTGLGRVIRDTRSGDVEKIVEHKDATAKERGISEINTATYCIDNEALFSALHEVTNDNAQQEYYLPDVIEILKAQGEKVSAWETPDASEALGINDRVALSAAEKAMQKRINEYWMKQGVTFVDPDHTYVSADTELSPDTTLYPGTMLRGRTVVGEGCFIGPHSDISDCSIADFTTIKQSTVSSSAIGEQVQIGPFAHIRPETNIANGAKVGNFVEIKQSNIGKDSKANHLSYIGDADVGEDVNLGCGAITVNYDGKEKHLTTIEDGAFIGCNANLVAPVTVGKHSFVAAGSTITENVPGEALSIARSRQSNKEGYLKEK; this comes from the coding sequence ATGGATAATCGATATGCAATCGTTCTTGCAGCGGGCAAAGGAACACGTATGAAATCAAAAAGACCAAAGGTTTTACATACCGTAGGTGGCAAACCGATGGTTTCACACGTCGTGGAGCAGGTTCAGGCCGCCGGATTTGAACAAATTGCCGTGGTGATTGGCCACGAAGGCGAGCAAGTGCAACAAGCCCTTGGGAATGATGTCGACGTTGTATGGCAAGCAGAACGTCTCGGAACGGGACATGCTGTCCAGCAAGCTGAACCCCTGCTTGGAAAGAAAAAGGGCGTGACGCTAGTGATTAGCGCGGATACACCGATGATTTCAGCCGTTACCATGCAAGCCCTCAGTGACCATCATGAGCTTAGCGGTGCTGCGGCGACGGTTTTAACTGCACGTGTGGATGATCCCACGGGACTCGGGCGCGTGATTCGGGATACACGGTCGGGGGATGTGGAAAAAATCGTTGAACATAAAGATGCGACCGCCAAAGAACGAGGAATATCTGAAATCAATACAGCTACTTATTGCATTGATAACGAAGCGCTTTTTTCTGCGCTCCACGAAGTGACCAACGATAATGCCCAGCAAGAATATTACTTGCCGGATGTCATTGAAATTCTCAAAGCACAGGGAGAAAAGGTTTCGGCTTGGGAGACGCCCGATGCCTCCGAGGCGCTGGGGATCAATGACCGTGTGGCATTGTCGGCCGCCGAAAAAGCCATGCAAAAGCGGATCAACGAATATTGGATGAAACAAGGCGTTACCTTTGTGGATCCTGATCACACCTATGTATCGGCCGATACTGAATTGAGTCCGGACACGACGCTTTATCCGGGCACGATGCTACGCGGACGAACGGTGGTTGGAGAAGGCTGCTTCATAGGCCCCCACTCGGATATCAGTGATTGTTCCATTGCCGATTTTACGACGATTAAGCAATCGACGGTTTCATCAAGCGCCATCGGGGAGCAGGTTCAAATCGGTCCGTTCGCACACATTCGACCGGAAACGAACATCGCCAACGGGGCAAAAGTAGGAAACTTCGTGGAAATAAAACAATCAAATATCGGGAAAGATTCAAAAGCAAATCATTTGAGTTATATCGGGGATGCCGATGTGGGCGAGGACGTCAACCTCGGATGCGGCGCGATCACGGTCAATTACGACGGGAAAGAAAAACATTTAACGACCATTGAAGATGGGGCTTTCATCGGCTGCAACGCGAATCTTGTTGCGCCGGTAACCGTCGGGAAACATTCATTTGTAGCAGCCGGGTCAACGATTACTGAAAATGTGCCCGGGGAAGCGTTATCCATTGCACGATCTCGGCAATCCAATAAAGAAGGCTATTTGAAAGAAAAATAA
- a CDS encoding ribose-phosphate diphosphokinase gives MSMYNDPTLKIFTLNANPKLAQEIAKHIGVELSEMSVKRFSDGEVQVSIEESIRGCDVYLVQSTSEPANEHLMELLIMIDACKRASAKTVNVVIPYYGYARQDRKARSREPITSKLVANLLENAGATRILTLDLHASQIQGFFDVPVDQLLATPRFASYFKEKNLEDIVVVSPDHGGVVRARQMADRLDAPIAIIDKRRPRPNVAEVMNIVGEIEGKTAIIVDDIIDTAGTLQLAAEALIEKGAQRVYASCTHPVLSGPAIARIQESKLEELVVTNTIALPEEKQIPQITQLSVGSLMADAIIRVHEQTSVSSLFN, from the coding sequence ATGTCCATGTATAACGATCCAACGTTGAAAATTTTTACGCTTAACGCGAATCCAAAACTGGCTCAGGAAATCGCCAAGCATATCGGTGTTGAATTAAGTGAAATGTCCGTCAAGCGTTTCAGTGACGGCGAGGTGCAAGTGAGTATTGAAGAGAGCATTCGCGGGTGCGATGTTTACCTTGTTCAATCCACCTCCGAGCCGGCCAACGAGCACCTCATGGAACTGCTCATCATGATCGATGCTTGTAAACGGGCATCGGCAAAAACGGTGAACGTGGTCATTCCTTATTACGGATATGCGCGTCAAGACCGAAAAGCACGTTCGAGAGAACCGATCACATCCAAATTGGTTGCCAATTTGCTGGAGAATGCAGGAGCAACAAGAATTTTAACCCTCGATTTACACGCTTCACAAATCCAGGGCTTTTTTGATGTTCCGGTCGATCAACTCCTAGCAACGCCACGCTTCGCCTCTTATTTTAAAGAAAAAAACCTGGAGGATATTGTGGTTGTATCCCCGGATCATGGAGGGGTTGTGCGAGCCAGACAGATGGCCGATCGTTTGGATGCGCCGATCGCCATCATTGATAAACGCCGCCCGCGACCGAACGTCGCGGAAGTCATGAATATTGTCGGCGAAATTGAAGGAAAAACCGCCATTATTGTTGATGACATTATCGATACAGCCGGCACCCTTCAATTGGCAGCCGAAGCACTCATTGAAAAAGGGGCACAACGGGTGTATGCCTCCTGCACCCATCCGGTATTGTCAGGGCCGGCGATCGCACGTATTCAAGAGTCGAAACTCGAGGAATTGGTGGTAACCAATACGATTGCGCTTCCGGAGGAAAAACAAATTCCGCAGATCACCCAGCTTTCTGTCGGTTCCCTTATGGCAGACGCGATTATTCGGGTGCATGAACAAACATCAGTGAGTTCTCTTTTTAATTAA
- a CDS encoding 50S ribosomal protein L25/general stress protein Ctc, with protein MATLEANKREDLRRSETRKLRAEGYVPAVLYGKKTDSTPVYVPSIAFTKTLRQVGRNGIIDLAINDGSKHQVMVHDLQQDVIKGHNTHIDFFEVDMTSEMDVEVAVNLVGDAPGESEGGVLSHMLYTVSIRALPRDIPEQIDVDISELGINDTILVGDLQAGRNFEFSSDAEETIVSVLPPSEEEPESEGGEEQEPELVDSEEDEN; from the coding sequence ATGGCAACATTAGAAGCAAATAAAAGAGAAGATTTGCGTCGTTCCGAAACACGTAAGTTAAGAGCCGAAGGGTATGTACCGGCGGTTTTGTACGGAAAGAAAACAGATAGTACCCCTGTATATGTTCCAAGCATTGCATTTACGAAGACATTGCGTCAGGTAGGGCGGAATGGAATTATCGATTTGGCGATCAATGATGGCAGCAAACATCAAGTGATGGTCCATGATCTGCAACAAGATGTGATCAAAGGGCATAACACACACATTGATTTTTTTGAAGTGGACATGACTTCCGAGATGGATGTCGAGGTCGCTGTCAATCTTGTTGGGGACGCGCCGGGTGAGTCCGAAGGCGGGGTCCTTTCCCATATGCTCTATACAGTTTCGATTCGCGCGCTTCCAAGGGATATTCCGGAACAAATTGATGTCGACATCAGTGAACTCGGCATTAATGACACAATCTTAGTTGGCGACTTACAAGCAGGCCGAAACTTTGAATTCAGCAGTGACGCGGAAGAAACGATTGTGTCCGTGCTCCCGCCGTCAGAAGAGGAGCCTGAATCGGAAGGCGGCGAAGAACAAGAGCCTGAACTTGTAGACAGCGAAGAAGATGAAAACTAA
- the pth gene encoding aminoacyl-tRNA hydrolase has translation MKVVVGLGNPGLKYTKTRHNVGFMVMDDLAKELDIKLKKHKTFHGEYNEVTIDDERILLLKPLTFMNRSGQSVRAVLDYFDIDPANVLIIYDELDLPVGTAKFRKTGGHGGHNGLRSIIEHVGTKTFNRARIGIGRPPEGASVTAHVLDRFNKEERSEIEQVRQHVTKACKTWLEKDFNHVMNQYN, from the coding sequence TTGAAAGTAGTTGTTGGACTCGGCAATCCCGGGTTAAAATATACGAAGACACGCCACAACGTTGGGTTTATGGTGATGGATGATCTCGCGAAGGAACTGGATATCAAGCTAAAAAAACATAAGACGTTTCACGGAGAATATAATGAGGTAACCATTGACGATGAGCGTATTTTGCTATTAAAACCATTAACGTTTATGAATCGGTCGGGGCAGTCTGTCCGGGCGGTGCTCGATTACTTTGACATCGATCCTGCGAATGTTCTCATTATTTACGATGAACTTGATTTGCCTGTCGGGACGGCGAAGTTTCGAAAAACAGGGGGACATGGCGGACACAATGGTCTCCGTTCCATTATCGAGCATGTGGGCACGAAAACGTTTAATCGCGCTCGAATTGGCATAGGCCGTCCACCCGAAGGGGCGTCGGTAACGGCGCATGTGCTTGATCGTTTTAACAAAGAAGAGCGTTCCGAAATCGAGCAGGTGCGCCAGCATGTCACAAAAGCTTGCAAAACTTGGTTGGAAAAAGATTTCAATCACGTCATGAACCAATACAATTAA
- a CDS encoding anti-sigma-F factor Fin, producing the protein MAIYYQCRQCGIEMGTISTTEAKQRDLGFDVLSRQDEEEMMQVDQAGHVHVDILCESCHEATALNPGLHEQKRWVH; encoded by the coding sequence ATGGCGATTTATTATCAATGCAGGCAATGTGGAATAGAGATGGGTACCATTTCAACAACCGAGGCAAAGCAGCGGGACTTGGGATTTGATGTTCTCTCTCGTCAAGACGAGGAAGAAATGATGCAAGTGGACCAAGCAGGTCACGTGCATGTGGATATTCTGTGTGAATCCTGTCACGAAGCAACCGCTTTAAATCCCGGGCTTCACGAGCAAAAGCGATGGGTTCATTAG